Within Epilithonimonas zeae, the genomic segment GTGACATCTTCGGCGGTGGATTTGGCGGCGGTGGCGGTCAAAGACAGCAGCAATCTCGTGGTTCTAACCTGAGAATCCGTATCAAACTGAATCTAGAAGAGATGATTAACGGAACTCAGAAAACCGTTAAAGTTAAGAAGATGAAGTTGGCTGCAGGCGTAACTTCTAAAACTTGTCCTACCTGTGGCGGTAGCGGTGTTCAGGTAAGGATGATGAACACAATGTTCGGCCAAATGCAAACCCAAACCACTTGTGGAACTTGCCAGGGTGTTGGAAAAGTGGCGGATAAAATTCCTTCTGGAGCTAATGCACAAGGTTTAATTAAAGAAGAAGAAGAAATCACAATCAATATCCCAGCCGGAGCTAGAGATGGCATCCAACTGAATGTAAGAGGAAAAGGAAATGATGCACCTTTGGGTGGTGTTCCTGGAGACCTTTTGGTTGTAGTAGAGGAGGAAGTGGACAAAGTGATTAAGCGTGAAGGGGACAATCTTCATCAGGAATTGTATGTTTCTTTTGCAGAAGCAGCTTTGGGAACTTCAAAAGAAATCAATGTGGTTGGTGGAAAAGTGAAAATCAAAGTGGACGAAGGTACGCAGTCTGGTAAAATCCTGAGATTAGCTGGCAAAGGTCTTCCAAACATCGAAGGTTATGGTGGAAAAGGCGATATGTTTGTTCATATCAACGTTTGGACACCACAAAAATTGACCAAAGAGCAAAAAGAATTCTTCCAGAAACAATTGGACAGTGGTGATATGAACGCCGAGCCAACCGGAAAAGAAAAGACATTCTTCGAGAAAGTAAAAGATATGTTCAACTAAGAATAAACAAAAAGAGACTTAAAATTAAGTCTCTTTTTTATTATAAAATATTTTATAATTCTTTATTATTTCCTTTAATTTTTTACCACTGACATTGAGTTCACTTATTTCAATTTCAAAATCTTTATCAGCTTTGGTTGTTAATGATAAAATTCTACAGAAGTTTTTCCTGTACTTACTTTATCAATGTTAATATCATTGATTTGATTCCAACTTAAAAAGTGATTTTTAAGTGTAATCCCTTTATTATTAATCTTAAGCTGAGTTTTATTATTTGTTATTCGGCTGATTGTAATAAATAGAATTTAAAATTCCTATTACTAAAAGGATGATAGCTAATCTCAAATTATTTTTCTCAAAATACAAATATCCTGCTAATACAAAAGTTGCCAAGACAAATATAGATTCAAAGCTTAATAAACTTTTTGAGTATTTGAAATTATATTCTTTTAATTGGTTATTCATTATCAAACAATTCTATTTCACCAACAACCTATCACAAACCGTTTTACTAAAATTCTCTTCCTGACCGTTATAAAAAACCTTTATCGATTGGTCAAAATCTTCCTTTTGTAAAACCTTAATTTCAGTTCCAAGGCTAAGATTTCTTTTGTTAAGAAAATTCAAGAATTCCTCGGAAGAAGTCGTTACTGAAGCCAGTTCCACCGTTTCATTTTCTTTGCATTTACTCAGTTTCTTCAAATCTGGTTGGATCACATTGCCGTCTTTATCAGGAATTGGTTCGCCGTGTGGATCCACTTTTGGATAGTTCAGAATTTCGTCCATTTTATCAAAGAAAATATCAGAGTGGATATGTTCCAATTGCTCTGCGATTTCGTGGACATTTTCCCAGCCAAATCCCATTTTTTCTACCAAAAACATCTCTGTCAGTCGGTGTTTTCTTACGATTAGCGATGCTTCTTTTTTTCCGGATTCGGTGAGTTTGATGGGTTTGTACGACTCATATTTCACCCAATTTTTGTCTGCAAATTTCTTTATCATACTATTTACAGACGGCATTTTGATGTTAAGCTGTCGGCTCAAATCATTCACAGAAACTTCATCATTCTCATTCACAAGATGATAAAGCGCTTTTAGATAATTTTCCTCGGTTAAAGAATTCATAGGTCAAAATTAGTAAAAAGTTAGAAAAGATTATGTTTTATTCTAACAATTTAAAACTTAAAATAATTTGAATATTAAGTCATCCTTTGCTGAGCGAAGCGCCTTCGTGAAAACTTAAAAATATTTTCAACAGGATTTAAAAAAAACTTTGTGCTCTTTGCGTTCAAAATATATTAATTTAGGCCATTTAACCTTGGTTTAATTTTATCTTAAGATAATTCAATAACTTTGATTCATCAAAAAAGAGGTAGAAATAATGAAGAAATATTCTTTCAAAAACGATTATTCAGAAGGTTGTCATCCCCATATTTTAGAAGCATTAATCCAAACCAATCTCAGTCAGCAAAATGGTTACGGTTACGATGATTATTCCGAGGAAGCCAGAGAATTAATTAAAAAAAAAACTAATCATCCAAATGTTGATATTCATTTTGTAAGTGGTGGAACTCAAGCTAATTTATTAGTCATTTCTTCGATTCTTCGTCCACACGAAAGTGTTGTTTCTGCTGAGACGGGACATATTTTTACCAACGAAACCGGCGCTATAGAAGCAACAGGACACAAAGTTCACGGATTAGTAACCGAAGATGGAAAACTGAAGCCCAAACACATTCAATCGGTTTTGGATACGCATACCAATAAACCACATCAGGTTAAACAAAAACTGGTTTACATTTCCAATTCTACAGAAGTCGGAACGATTTATACAAAGCAAGAATTACAAGAATTATCTACGTTTTGCAAAGCCAATGATTTGTATCTTTTTATGGATGGTGCAAGGTTAGGTCAGGCTTTAACTTCCGAAGTCAATGATTTGACATTAGAAGATATTGCCAACTTAACAGATATATTTTATCTCGGCGGAACCAAAAATGGAGCACTTTTAGGTGAAGCAATTATCATCACCAACAACAAGCTGAAAGATGAATTCGGATTCCATATCAAACAAAAAGGTGCCATGTTGGCAAAAGGCAGATTGTTG encodes:
- a CDS encoding metal-dependent transcriptional regulator; this translates as MNSLTEENYLKALYHLVNENDEVSVNDLSRQLNIKMPSVNSMIKKFADKNWVKYESYKPIKLTESGKKEASLIVRKHRLTEMFLVEKMGFGWENVHEIAEQLEHIHSDIFFDKMDEILNYPKVDPHGEPIPDKDGNVIQPDLKKLSKCKENETVELASVTTSSEEFLNFLNKRNLSLGTEIKVLQKEDFDQSIKVFYNGQEENFSKTVCDRLLVK
- the dnaJ gene encoding molecular chaperone DnaJ produces the protein MSKRDYYEVLEVSKSASADEIKKAYRKMAIKYHPDKNPGDKTAEEKFKEAAEAYEVLSDDNKKARYDQYGHAGMGGAAGGGGFGGFGGGMNMEDIFSQFGDIFGGGFGGGGGQRQQQSRGSNLRIRIKLNLEEMINGTQKTVKVKKMKLAAGVTSKTCPTCGGSGVQVRMMNTMFGQMQTQTTCGTCQGVGKVADKIPSGANAQGLIKEEEEITINIPAGARDGIQLNVRGKGNDAPLGGVPGDLLVVVEEEVDKVIKREGDNLHQELYVSFAEAALGTSKEINVVGGKVKIKVDEGTQSGKILRLAGKGLPNIEGYGGKGDMFVHINVWTPQKLTKEQKEFFQKQLDSGDMNAEPTGKEKTFFEKVKDMFN
- a CDS encoding threonine aldolase family protein, producing MKKYSFKNDYSEGCHPHILEALIQTNLSQQNGYGYDDYSEEARELIKKKTNHPNVDIHFVSGGTQANLLVISSILRPHESVVSAETGHIFTNETGAIEATGHKVHGLVTEDGKLKPKHIQSVLDTHTNKPHQVKQKLVYISNSTEVGTIYTKQELQELSTFCKANDLYLFMDGARLGQALTSEVNDLTLEDIANLTDIFYLGGTKNGALLGEAIIITNNKLKDEFGFHIKQKGAMLAKGRLLGIQFLELMKDDLYFDLAKHSNVQAMKIKSAFQNKGFLFLSDTFTNQIFPILNNSQIEKLSENFDFYVWKKINEENSAIRLITSWATSDEVMEDFVNEIQSL